Sequence from the Denticeps clupeoides chromosome 20, fDenClu1.1, whole genome shotgun sequence genome:
CGGCGTCCGGATACACTTCTTCCCCTTCTGCAGGAGACAGGAGACATGAAAGCATTTCATCATATCGCTATCAAAAATATTCTACAAGAATTTATCATGGAAAGGATTATAATGGGACCATTTAAAGATTTACTCTGGTGTAGAAGGATGATGGATCAATGGACAGAAATAATGTTACGGTCCGTTCTTTGAGAAGAAGACTCGCGAGGTAAAAGAAACAGTCCAACTGCATGTATTCTAGGGAGTTATGTACTATACTGTTATAGATAAATGGTTTAGATGCCTTGTTTCTCAGACTTTGGTACCCGGGTTCCCTCTACTGATTCTGGCCAGGAGACTCTGAGATTATTTTTAATACTCACAGCTGCAGTGTTTAATACTTAAACTGCATTGTAGTTATTATTAACATCCTCACCGACTATGTGTTACTGctgtattaaatgttaaataatgcatCATACAAAAAGCCTCCACTTGGACAGTAAGTTTGCTGTAGTTGCAGTTTTTGACCAGAGGGGCAGCGCAGGACACACCTTAATAGCCTTCTCCTGGTCCAGCTGACACGGCCTGATCAGACACACCCGGGTCTGCCGCTCCAGCTGACACCGCTCGTTGTCGTTGGTGACGCGAGAGGACACGCCCATGCCACATGTGGCCGAGCACTCGCTCCAGTCCGTTGTCTGGACGATGCAGTTGTCCCGCTGGCTCTCGGGCTCCAGGCCCTGGGCCGACACGGTCCTGTACACTGAGCCGCAAACACACATCTTAACTTTGTGATGCAGACACTTTCACAGATCTTCTAGTAGCCTGAGACGCTTAAActtgagtgtcttcagggggactgtccctgtccctgtaaggtgctctggataagggcgactggtaaatgccacaaattgaaatgtaaatgtttaggaGGACAGGGAGCAGAGTAGGACAGAGAGAAGGGGACCTACCAGCCATGGCCGACTCGAACGGGAGGCCGTGAGGGCTGGTGTCGCACACCCACTCCTCGCAGCACTTGCCGGGGATCTGGACGCGCCGCGGGTACGGGCAGTCGGGGGAGGGTACGCGGATGTCACCGACGCAGGTGGGCACGCAGCCGATCTCCCCGTTCATGCAGACGCACTGGTGCTTGCAGCTGGGCTGGAACGTCTCGCCGCTCTGGTAGATGACCCCGCCCAGGTCGCAGCTCTGGCCCTCCTGGGCTGAAGGGAGCAAAGTTGTTATAAACGCCGCTCACATTCGGCCGTCCACACACGGAGGACACACTCACCCATGCAGATGCCATGTTCCGTGTCGCTGAGGATGGAGCGGTCGCAGAACAGCGCTTTGTGGTGGTCGCACGGCTCCAGGAGAGAGCAGGGCTCACCCGCCTGCCTGGCGCACACCTTGCAGCAGCCGCAGCCGTCCAGCACCAGGCTGGTGCCGACGGGGCAGGGCGGGGATTCGGCCGGACAGTCACACGACTGGGAGCAGTCCCGGGCAGCGGCCTGCAGACGCGCAGTTAATACGCGATTAAATCGGCGCGCCGCCGGGCGCGGCCACCAGGGGGTGACACAACGCACGTGTTTCCGCGCCGCCGATGTAAATAAATCCGCGTCGTCGTTGGTGTTTACTTCAGAAAACACTAAAGTCTGCTTAACGCAATCGCTTTGTTGacgaacataaaaaaaatggcctgtAATGTGTTTAAATACGAGGACAAACATTCTGGTTAAATGTAGTTttctaaatgttgtttttatttatttgtttgtccgTCTCTGAGAATAAGAACACGGCGGAAATTCCCACGTGTTTCGCTCCGATCGTCGCAATaataaaacagcaacaacaacaacaacaaaaaaaaaagtgaagtgaaaatgcgGTATTTTCGCGTGAAAACGCGCTCACCAGGTAGCCGGAGAGCAGCAGCACTTGCAGCAGGCGGACGGCGGTGGCCATGTCGCGGGAGGCTCGGACGCGGCTGCGGGTGCGGATGCGGGGATGGACGGACGCGGACTGGGGCGCTTCGGAGGCGCGTCCGGCTTTTTATGCTCGGGAGGGTGGGGTGTAGCCCCGGCGGAGGGCCGGGAATATCGGAATTCCAGATGTTTTTCGGAGGGGATCTGTGCACCGCCGGACTGTGCGTGGACGGTGGATGTCATCGTGGACCCCTGCAGGACGCGTGGGGGGTGTTGGATAAAAGGTCACGGCCACGAGGCGCCTAGGTCGTCTGCTACGATTTTAATCATCAACAGAATCCATAAATCGGTTATGTTTCCGACAATTAGTTCataagcacaataaaaaaaatcctgtacagtcgcatttacatttacatttacagcatttatcagacgcccttatccagagcgacttacaatcagtagttacagggacagtccccccctggagacacttgctcagggacacaatggtagtaagtggggtttgaacctgggtcttctggttcac
This genomic interval carries:
- the ccn2b gene encoding CCN family member 2b; its protein translation is MATAVRLLQVLLLSGYLAAARDCSQSCDCPAESPPCPVGTSLVLDGCGCCKVCARQAGEPCSLLEPCDHHKALFCDRSILSDTEHGICMAQEGQSCDLGGVIYQSGETFQPSCKHQCVCMNGEIGCVPTCVGDIRVPSPDCPYPRRVQIPGKCCEEWVCDTSPHGLPFESAMAVYRTVSAQGLEPESQRDNCIVQTTDWSECSATCGMGVSSRVTNDNERCQLERQTRVCLIRPCQLDQEKAIKKGKKCIRTPKSARGIRFELSGCRSARIYKPKFCGACTDGRCCTPQATVTAEVEFRCPEGDLFRRKMMFIKTCSCRRDCPRENDIFLASHSRRMADDYENDM